In Cryptococcus neoformans var. neoformans JEC21 chromosome 5 sequence, one genomic interval encodes:
- a CDS encoding replication control protein 1, putative — protein MTIPFTPRRSTRGQVFTPSPFPTPRISHPDTKYTWLSAASTPRLSPGGSKTRTHYTAFSKVFAKGGKKNAAPKMTKFAIGDGVLVSVEGGNDGVAVLIDLWEEERSEDDEEEDEEDEDGEEEKSPLMMAEVHWLLRRQDLPDVRRNFKVDDNEVLLTASSTRRVTATIPISLLDDTVPVLSRTEFREKYPEEKSHYRGWAYVKEGIYWCQRAFDRFAKGQNCWKIDIEEWKEVGKRGEGWTVPISKEEEEHPQEPGLESSDESDDGSEARVEEESDGDEESEEESDDPAESISKKRKRPTKTAKTYAKRGRKVVTASRSKLPPRSKATPKSRKATKKPHPATSTSFLPTDFIAPELLPTDPFERALRMLHVGATPESLPCREEEFVDVLSKVEEGVESGGGGCLYIAGVPGTGKTATVHAVVKELKRKAEDGEIPPFSYVEINGLKIPAPQHAYTVLWEAISSSKGVGAKTALKGLERHFGKKGGGARGPRGHTFVVLMDELDQLLTSKQDVVYNFFNWPTMRDSQLFVIAVANRMDLPQQLAAKIKSRLGLQTILFEPYDRAALVSIVQSRLIPHPLMPSQDPKVLLPDAISLAAMKMAGTNGDARRVLDACRRAVEVALENKSKPPSATPTAPPPQPGPQPVSAKAMAAVLQAMSSSPTTKFIQACSLQQKLMLAALVRCVRREGVAEIVWKNIRNDHDALMRSLAFDTSEQGGREVAPNLLSNSELALVLTSLTSSHALVCSADISKGIDERKIALGMEIGEVGRVLMNEGDSWRKALAGV, from the exons ATGACTATCCCATTTACTCCTCGAAGGTCCACCCGAGGCCAAGTCTTCACCCCTTCACCGTTTCCAACACCCCGCATATCACATCCAGACACAAAATATACTTGGTTGTCCGCTGCATCAACACCAAGGCTATCTCCTGGTGGATCAAAAACCCGCACGCACTATACAGCATTCTCAAAGGTCTTCGCCAaaggtggaaagaagaatgctGCGCCTAAAATGACAAAATTCGCCATAGGAGATGGAGTGTTGGTCAGCGTTGAGGGTGGCAACGATGGTGTGGCAGTCTTGATCGATttatgggaagaagaacgatctgaagatgacgaggaggaggatgaagaagacgaagacggagaagaagaaaaaagccCTTTAATGATGGCAGAAGTACACTGGCTTCTGAGACGGCAGGACTTACCCGATGTCAGAAGGAATTTCAAAGTTGATGAT AATGAAGTCTTACTTACTGCGTCATCCACTCGTCGGGTAACAGCTACTATACCAATTAGCCTACTCGACGATACAGTCCCTGTATTATCTCGAACCGAATTCCGCGAGAAATACCCAGAAGAAAAGTCGCATTACCGAGGCTGGGCATACGTCAAAGAAGGTATCTATTGGTGCCAACGAGCTTTCGATAGATTCGCCAAAGGTCAAAACTGTTGGAAGATCGACattgaagaatggaaagaggtcgggaaaaggggagaaggatggacCGTCCCCATttccaaagaagaggaagagcatcCACAAGAACCCGGCCTCGAAAGTTCGGATGAGAGCGACGATGGGAGCGAAGCCCGAGTagaggaggaaagtgatggtgatgaagagagtgaagaggagTCTGACGATCCCGCCGAGTCCATCtcgaagaaaagaaaacgACCGACGAAGACAGCTAAAACCTACGCCAAAAGAGGCAGAAAAGTAGTCACAGCGTCAAGATCTAAACTCCCTCCCAGATCAAAAGCCACTCCTAAATCTCGCAAAGCGACGAAGAAACCCCACCCCGCCACATCGACTTCTTTTTTACCCACCGATTTTATTGCCCCCGAATTACTGCCCACGGATCCTTTCGAGAGAGCTTTACGGATGCTTCACGTTGGTGCAACACCCGAAAGCCTACCCTGtcgcgaagaagaattcgTTGACGTTCTCAGtaaagttgaagaaggtgtagaaagtggtggtggaggttgtCTTT ATATCGCAGGTGTCCCCGGAACGGGCAAAACTGCCACGGTCCACGCCGTGGTTAAAGAACTGAAACGTAAAGCTGAAGATGGCGAAATTCCACCCTTTTCATATGTAGAAATTAATGGCCTTAAAATCCCCGCTCCTCAACATGCTTACACTGTTCTGTGGGAGGCTATCAGTAGTTCAAAAGGTGTCGGCGCGAAGACGGCTTTGAAGGGATTAGAGAGACATTTCGGCAAaaaaggtggtggagcgAGAGGTCCTAGAGGTCATACTTT TGTTGTCCTCATGGATGAGCTCGATCAGCTGCTCACGTCCAAGCAAGACGTGGTCTACAACTTTTTCAACTGGCCAACTATGCGAGACTCTCAACTCTTCGTCATTGCTGTTGCCAATCGTATGGACTTGCCTCAACAACTCGCGGCCAAGATCAAATCTCGTCTTGGCCTTCAGACCATCCTTTTCGAGCCATACGATCGTGCGGCTCTTGTATCTATCGTCCAATCACGACTCATCCCTCATCCCTTGATGCCCAGTCAAGATCCTAAAGTGTTGCTGCCTGATGCCATATCGCTGGCAGCTATGAAGATGGCGGGGACGAATGGTGACGCTCGACGTGTCCTGGACGCTTGCCGACGTGCAGTCGAAGTCGCTCTCGAAAACAAGTCTAAGCCCCCTTCCGCTACGCCTACGGCCCCGCCACCACAACCTGGCCCTCAACCGGTCAGTGCCAAAGCAATGGCCGCCGTCCTTCAAGCTAtgtcttcctccccaaCAACCAAATTCATCCAAGCCTGTTCACTGCAGCAAAAGCTGATGTTGGCTGCACTCGTCAGGTGTgtaagaagagaaggggtgGCTGAGATTGTTTGGAAGAATATCAGGAATGACCATGATGCTTTGATGAGGAGTTTGGCGTTCGATACTTCCGAGCAAGGCGGTAGAGAGGTGGCCCCCAACTTATTGTCAAATTCAGAGCTGGCCCTTGTCTTGACCAGTCTAACTAGCTCGCACGCTCTGGTTTGTTCGGCAGATATCAGCAAGGGAATtgatgagaggaagattgCTTTAGGAATGGAGATTGGTGAAGTGGGAAGGGTCTTGATGAATGAGGGTGACAGCTGGAGGAAAGCGCTGGCTGGTGTATAA
- a CDS encoding septin, putative has product MASRPTRARKQAKKGVQLTLMVVGASGTGRTTFVNTLVESVLLEHSTATLLSNPEDPHSALDISLVKQAAAQANVEQPIRIKPTNIELEEEGVRISLTVVDTPGFGDGIDNEYCFQEISSYLERQYDDILAEESRIKRNPRFKDNRVHALLYFIPPTGHALRELDIELMRRLSPRVNVIPVIGKADSLTPSELRDFKKRIMEDIEYYGIPVYNFPYDAEEDDEETIADNSALRALLPFAIVGSEEEILIDGEPVRGRRYPWGIVEVDNPDHSDFTRLRSALLASHLTDLKEITHDFLYENYRTEKLSRSVGGNDPDSSIHPEDMANQSVRLKEEQLRREEEKLREIELKVQREIQMKRQELLAKEDSLKVLEARLAAQNAAHSRESTPNY; this is encoded by the exons ATGGCTTCAAGACCCACAAGAGCGAGAAAgcaggcgaagaagggCGTACAGCTCACTCTCATGGTAGTCG GCGCATCCGGCACAGGTCGCACCACCTTTGTGAACACCCTCGTAGAGTCCGTCCTCCTCGAACACAGCACAGccacccttctctccaatcCCGAGGACCCCCATTCCGCCCTCGACATCTCCCTCGTAAAGCAGGCAGCTGCCCAGGCCAACGTAGAGCAACCTATACGCATCAAGCCTACAAATATCGAgctcgaagaagagggtgtcAGGATTTCACTGACAGTGGTGGACACCCCTggctttggagatggtaTCGACAATGAGTACTG TTTCCAAGAGATTTCAAGCTATCTTGAACGTCAATATGACGATATCCTGGCGGAGGAATCAAGGATCAAGCGTAACCCTCGTTTCAAGGACAACCGAGTTCACGCTTTACTCTATTTTATCCCTCCTACGGGCCATGC TCTCCGAGAATTGGATATTGAATTGATGCGCCGACTGTCTCCTAGAGTTAATGTCATTCCTGTTATTGGCAAGGCCGATTCTCTTACTCCGTCAGAGCTTAGGGATTTCAAGAAGCGT ATAATGGAAGATATCGAGTACTATGGTATTCCCGTCTACAACTTTCCCTACGAcgccgaagaagatgacgaggagacTATTGCTGACAATTCTGCCCTCCgtgcccttcttccatttgcGATTGTCGGTtccgaggaggagatttTGATTGACGGCGAGCCTGTgcgaggaaggagataCCCTTGGGGTATCGTCGAAGTGGACAACCCTGACCACTCTGACTTTACCCGCCTGAGAAGTGCTCTCCTTGC CTCCCACTTGACGGATCTCAAAGAGATTACCCACGACTTCCTTTACGAAAACTACCGAACAGAAAAGCTTTCACGATCTGTTGGCGGAAACGACCC CGACTCTTCCATCCACCCCGAGGATATGGCCAACCAATCTGTCCGACTCAAGGAAGAACAGCTCcgtcgagaagaagaaaagcttCGTGAGATTGAGCTCAAGGTGCAGAGGGAGAttcagatgaagaggcaagaATTGTTGGCCAAGGAAGACAGTTTGAAAGTGCTTGAAGCCAGGCTGG CGGCACAAAATGCGGCCCATTCTCGCGAGAGTACCCCCAACTACTAG
- a CDS encoding expressed protein has product MSDKSPERLQGDPKPSASPVRSRPEPESEQPAPKRVRSNADDKGRGRRLFGNLLGTLQKFKTEDKSSRVTEAAKRREELSERITKKLQSETALNHDIQETDRELKTLRIATDTAEALWRQKDIALSSRHALLRPTAHFLHTSLPLPHPPAFETNLLNPAPIPISTGPTRDPPVKSDLPPLYFLPKILMPHQDDLIKSQVANIEELISEEVAALAAEREQIRTTTRENRKRMEELSAKLSELRKQVRTTKDKDSTGPDHEKGESRMRTDDLGRAPREEMMEVDDKSKNEKSKDVRDEKEKGVKIEGDEGDIEVEY; this is encoded by the exons ATGTCAGACAAGTCGCCAGAGAG ACTCCAAGGAGACCCCAAGCCAAGCGCTTCACCTGTTCGCTCTCGCCCAGAGCCTGAATCTGAACAACCAGCTCCCAA ACGTGTTAGGTCCAATGCGGATgataaaggaagaggaaggcggcTGTTTGGTAACCTCTTGGGCACACTTCAAAAGTTCAAGACCGAGGACAAGTCTAGCCGTGTTACCGAAGCT GCAAAGCGAAGGGAAGAGTTGTCAGAGAGAATAACAAAGAAACTCCAATCTGAAACGGCGCTTAACCATGATATTCAAGAAACAGACAGAGAACTCAAGACATTGCGGATTGCGACCGACACTGCCGAAGCTTTATGGAGACAAAAGGACATTGCT CTCTCATCCCGCCACGCCTTGTTAAGACCTACCGCTCATTTCCTGCACACTTCTCTGCCCCTCCCGCATCCTCCTGCATTTGAAACTAACCTCTTGAACCCTGCTCCTATACCTATATCAACAGGTCCCACCAGGGACCCGCCGGTGAAATCTGATCTTCCCCCGTTGTATTTC TTGCCAAAGATTTTGATGCCGCATCAGGACGATTTAATCAAGAGTCAAGTAGCCAACATTGAAGAGCTTATCTCTGAAGAAGTAGCTGCCCTTGCCGCTGAGCGTGAGCAAATCAGGACAACCACGAGGGAGAATAGGAAGCGGATGGAAGAGCTTTCTGCCAAGCTGTCCGAGCTTCGTAAGCAAGTGAGAACGACCAAGGATAAAGACTCGACGGGTCCCGATCACGAGAAGGGCGAGAGTCGAATGAGGACGGATGATCTTGGTCGAGCGCCGcgggaggagatgatggaggttGATGACAAGTCTAAAAATGAAAAGAGCAAGGATGTGAgggatgaaaaggaaaaaggtgtCAAGAttgagggagatgaaggggatATCGAGGTGGAGTACTAA
- a CDS encoding expressed protein: MAPTTYAVPPRPASLHFLLESSTSKNGVPSLDLRWEPFQRHIESFLNAIDAYTQAARTEIVARATDHTAAVRDLKADKEEMERGIQLQRESEGEMLATLEAERHVVADLNASLSHLQSSLTKIKEKSSALDAELQSERKEVKAMQAEKERQTNVLNNMRERDTTELKQLEEALGWRVEGIKQDQLLMRFTLIDPEDPAREFSIIVDVSKQVYSVPNCDPPIPSLPDLVRQLNFDRDLFAFIKRVRIAFRALIPNPPNPSTKFDDLTGPSRSR, from the exons ATGGCACCAACAACTTATGCTGTACCACCGCGACCAGCCTCGCtacatttccttcttgaatCAAGCACCTCGAAGAACGGAGTGCCCTCTCTTGACTTGCGATGGGAACCTTTTCAACGACACATTGAAAGCTTTTTGAACGCTATTGATGCGTATACACAAGCCGCGAGGACAGAAATAGTTGCCAGAGCAACAGATCATACAGCGGCTGTGAGGGATCTCAAAGCTGAcaaggaggaaatggaaagaggaattCAATTACAAAGGGAAAGTGAAGGGGAGATGTTGGCCA CTTTGGAAGCTGAAAGACACGTGGTCGCCGACCTCAACGCTTCTTTATCACATCTTCAATCTAGTTTGACAAAGATTAAAGAAAAATCTTCCGCTCTGGATGCCGAACTTCAGTccgaaagaaaagaggtgAAAGCAATGCAAGCAGAGAAGGAACGACAGACCAATGTTCTCAACAACATGCGAGAAAGAGATACCACAGAGTTGAAGCAACTAGAAGAAGCGTTGGGCTGGAGAGTGGAAGGAATCAAGC AGGACCAACTATTAATGCGTTTCACTCTTATCGATCCCGAGGATCCTGCGCGAGAATTCTCCATCATTGTGGACGTATCAAAACAAGTCTACTCAG TGCCCAATTGCGATCCTCCtatcccttcccttcccgACCTGGTTCGTCAATTGAATTTTGATCGTGACCTCTTTGCGTTCATCAAACGAG TGCGAATAGCCTTCAGGGCGCTCATCCCCAATCCTCCCAATCCTTCTACAAAATTCGACGATCTTACCGGCCCTAGTCGTTCGCGTTAG
- a CDS encoding Ser/Thr protein kinase, putative → MFSRVLKSTNSQQQPSSQAPTSPTKSSRSGHTKSQSTAAPSPSKIPVPSTPSSRSSFLPTGSKENLPAIPPSPSQQNNERSNYLSFLFSQNQAGTPTTPVKVNKTAPSHVAPNPGHAHHGPETVAQREEKPVYPRDSEDVHMVTMKNTVNPVMLKQLASIPQHNQAASSAPSVAQKQSNPPNSYAAQRGGAYQPDDVHMKTAARHDTRYEKERGLQLWERELLETPEVKRKATVAQIYFLDYYFDLLGYIANRRKRLETFKADTAARNVTGPDYVKELSSYNGRERVLLRKRRTKLRIDQFRIIAQVGQGGYGSVYLARKADTNEICALKKMRKGTLAKMDEVKHVLVERDILTAVKTPWLVRLLYAFQDIEHVYLAMEYVPGGDFRTLLNNSGVLKEEHARFYGAEMFVCVNELHKLGYIHRDLKPENFLVDGTGHVKLTDFGLATGSLNPQKIEEMKSKLDQVKDENLVFRSTLERRTIYRSIRATEPRYADSVVGSPDYMPPEVLRGKTYTYSADYWSLGCILFEFLCGFPPFSGSTPEETWANLKNWTRVLRRPVYDRPEDLIFNLSDVAWDAVTALISHPKDRVASLQEVQSLPFFSSLPFASLRQLEAPFVPVLDGETDVGYFDSFSSPEDMAKYAEVFKKQRDVEAVEERGIGKRNNWVGFTFGKNANVTVPYRGIKPEGEALQTIF, encoded by the exons ATGTTCTCCCGAGTACTCAAGTCCACAAACTCTCAGCAACAGCCGTCGTCTCAGGCGCCCACATCGCCAACGAAGTCGTCTCGATCCGGTCATACAAAGTCCCAGTCCACAGCTgcaccttctccctcaaaGATCCCAGTGCCTTCCACCCCCTCCTCAcgctcctcttttcttccgaCTGGCTCTAAAGAAAACTTGCCTGCTATCCCCCCTTCCCCCTCGCAGCAGAACAATGAGCGATCCAACtatctttctttcctcttttctcaaAATCAAGCTGGAACCCCTACGACGCCTGTAAAAGTCAACAAGACGGCTCCTTCTCATGTTGCACCCAATCCAGGTCACGCTCACCATGGTCCGGAAACTGTTGCTCAACGCGAGGAAAAGCCGGTCTATCCCCGCGATTCTGAGGACGTGCACATGGTAACCATGAAAAACACCGTCAACCCCGTCATGCTTAAGCAACTAGCCAGCATCCCCCAGCATAATCAGGCAGCTTCATCCGCTCCTTCTGTTGCTCAAAAACAGTCCAACCCTCCCAATTCCTATGCCGCCCAGCGAGGCGGTGCATACCAGCCCGATGACGTACACATGAAGACTGCAGCCAGACATGACACCAGAtacgagaaggagagaggctTGCAGCtttgggaaagggagcTCTTGGAGACGCCGGAAGTCAAGAGGAAAGCTACGGTTGCCCAAATCT ATTTCCTTGACTATTACT TTGACCTCCTTGGATACATTGCCAACCGCAGGAAGAGACTTGAGACTTTCAAAGCCGACACTGCTGCTCGTAAT GTTACTGGCCCTGACTATGTCAAAGAGCTGTCGTCATACAATGGACGAGAGCGAGTTCTTCTCCGCAAGCGCCGCACCAAGCTTCGTATCGACCAATTTCGCATCATTGCTCAGGTCGGTCAGGGTGGGTATGGCTCGGTATACTTGGCTCGCAAAGCCGACACCAACGAGATTTGTGCCCTCAAAAAGATGCGAAAAGGTACTCTCGCGAAAATGGACGAGGTCAAACATGTTTTGGTAGAGAGAGATATTTTGACCGCTGTCAAGACACCTTGGCTGGTCAGGCTGTTGTATGCTTTCCAAGATATTGAGCATGTATACCTCGCTATG GAATACGTTCCAGGGGGCGACTTTCGAACGCTGCTCAACAACTCTGGTGTGCTTAAGGAAGAACATGCCCGCTTCTACGGTGCTGAAATGTTCGTCTGTGTGAATGAACTTCACAAACTTGGGTATATCCACCGTGATTTGAAGCCAGAG AACTTCCTGGTCGATGGTACTGGTCATGTCAAGCTTACGGACTTTGGTCTGGCCACCGGTTCTTTGAATCCCCAGAAGATCGAGGAAATGAAGAGCAAA CTCGATCAAGTCAAGGATGAGAACCTTGTATTCAGGAGTACTCTCGAACGAAGGACTATTTACAGGAGTATCAGAGCGACCGAGCCACGATAT GCTGATTCTGTCGTCGGCTCTCCCGACTA CATGCCTCCCGAAGTCCTTCGAGGTAAGACTTACACCTATTCAGCTGACTACTGGTCCCTTGGGTGTATTCTTTTTGAGTTCCTCTGC GGTTTCCCCCCCTTCTCGGGATCAACCCCTGAGGAAACGTGGGCAAACTTGAAGAACTGGACTCGAGTCCTTCGCCGACCTGTCTATGACCGGCCCGAAGACCTCATTTTCAATCTCTCTGACGTTGCCTGGGATGCTGTTACTGCCCTTATCTCTCATCCCAAGGACCGtgttgcttctctccaagaGGTTCaatccttgcccttcttttcttccttgccatTTGCCAGCCTTCGACAACTTGAAGCTCCATTCGTCCCCGTACTTGATGGCGAGACCGATGTTGGTTATTTCGACAGCTTTTCCAGTCCCGAAGACATGGCGAAGTACGCCGAGGTGTTCAAGAAACAGAGAGATGTTGAGGCAGTAGAAGAAAGGGGTATCGGAAAGAGGAACAACTGGGTTGGCTTCACGTTTGGCAAGAACGCAAAC GTTACTGTACCGTACCGAGGCATCAAACCCGAAGGTGAAGCTCTCCAAACTATCTTCTAG